The Streptomyces kanamyceticus genome window below encodes:
- a CDS encoding trifunctional class I SAM-dependent methyltransferase/NUDIX hydrolase/VOC family protein: MTTNEGAGGIDWDAAADSFDDEPDHGLRDQEVRAAWAGRLREWLPRAPGEVLDLGCGTGSLALLAAERGHRVTGVDLAPGMVARAREKLAGHGADVLLGDAALPPVDDRRFDAVIARHVLWTLPDPEAALRHWCTLLRPGGRLILIEGVWGTASPVGLPMSRLVAALTPLAHHLHSERLSADARLWGGQVDDERYAVVATLPTAPPRHREVVDVHLILRDGDEILLARRAGTGYADGLWHLPSGHVEDGEDVRAALLRETREEIALDLAPEDVRAELVMQHRGPSGAPRTGWFFAAEHRVDRAPVNAEPDKCAELAWHPLGALPKDIVAYCRAGLTSWQAGERFVVHWQHDGESVAHDGERTAEPVPLAPARAGAVHHVELWVPDLAAAEASWGWLLGELGHVPHQRWEHGRSWRRDHTYVVLERSPDLRPGRHDRRRAGLNHLAFHVAGRARLDRLVAAAPDRGWTLLFPERHPHAGGEGQYAAYLEDGQGYEVELVAD, from the coding sequence ATGACGACCAACGAGGGTGCCGGAGGCATCGATTGGGACGCGGCGGCGGACTCGTTCGACGACGAACCCGATCACGGCCTGCGCGATCAGGAGGTGCGGGCGGCCTGGGCGGGACGGCTGCGGGAGTGGCTGCCGCGGGCACCCGGTGAGGTGCTCGACCTCGGGTGCGGCACGGGCAGCCTCGCCCTGCTCGCCGCCGAGCGCGGGCACCGCGTCACCGGTGTCGACCTCGCGCCCGGGATGGTGGCACGGGCCCGCGAGAAGCTGGCGGGGCACGGCGCCGATGTGCTGCTCGGCGACGCGGCCCTGCCACCGGTCGACGACCGGCGGTTCGACGCGGTCATCGCCCGCCACGTCCTGTGGACGCTCCCGGACCCGGAGGCGGCCCTGCGCCACTGGTGCACGCTGCTGCGCCCGGGCGGCCGCCTGATCCTGATCGAGGGCGTCTGGGGGACGGCGAGCCCCGTCGGCCTCCCGATGTCCCGCTTGGTGGCGGCCCTCACCCCGCTCGCCCACCACCTCCACTCCGAGCGCCTCTCGGCGGACGCGCGCCTGTGGGGCGGACAGGTGGACGACGAGCGCTACGCCGTGGTGGCCACCTTGCCGACTGCCCCGCCCCGCCACCGGGAGGTCGTCGACGTCCACCTGATCCTGCGCGACGGCGACGAGATCCTCCTCGCCAGGCGGGCCGGCACCGGCTACGCGGACGGCTTGTGGCACCTCCCCTCGGGACACGTGGAGGACGGCGAGGACGTCCGCGCGGCGCTGCTCCGCGAGACCCGCGAGGAAATCGCCCTCGACCTGGCCCCCGAGGACGTCCGGGCGGAACTGGTCATGCAGCACAGGGGCCCTTCGGGCGCGCCCCGGACGGGCTGGTTCTTCGCGGCGGAGCACCGAGTGGACCGTGCGCCCGTCAACGCCGAGCCGGACAAGTGCGCGGAGCTCGCCTGGCATCCGCTGGGCGCGCTGCCGAAGGACATCGTGGCGTACTGCCGCGCGGGCCTCACCTCCTGGCAGGCGGGCGAGCGATTCGTCGTGCACTGGCAGCACGACGGGGAGAGCGTCGCCCACGACGGCGAGCGCACCGCGGAGCCGGTCCCGCTGGCCCCCGCGCGGGCGGGCGCGGTCCACCACGTGGAGCTGTGGGTGCCCGACCTCGCGGCGGCGGAGGCCTCCTGGGGCTGGCTGCTCGGCGAGTTGGGCCACGTCCCGCACCAACGCTGGGAGCACGGCCGCAGCTGGCGGCGCGATCACACCTACGTCGTCCTCGAACGCTCACCGGACCTGCGGCCGGGCCGCCACGACCGGCGGCGGGCGGGCCTGAACCACCTCGCCTTCCACGTGGCGGGCCGGGCCCGCCTCGACCGGCTCGTGGCCGCGGCGCCGGACCGCGGCTGGACCCTGCTCTTCCCGGAACGCCATCCGCACGCGGGCGGCGAGGGGCAGTACGCGGCCTACCTGGAGGACGGGCAGGGCTATGAGGTCGAGCTGGTCGCCGACTAG
- a CDS encoding DUF402 domain-containing protein, with translation MSGTSAEAPPETAEATVEVALVKAGRTKIRYPAELLHDDGTKLTVRAPWAAPHVRDFGFVRFEPGDVFTEHYWRDRWYAIKEVYAADGTLKGWYCDITRPTVRTGDTLTVEDLDLDLWVSADGSAILRLDEDEFAESGLASRDPAAAEAAVRALDDLEALARTEGFGTL, from the coding sequence ATGTCAGGGACCTCGGCTGAGGCACCCCCGGAGACCGCGGAGGCGACCGTGGAGGTGGCCCTCGTCAAGGCGGGCCGCACCAAGATCCGCTACCCCGCCGAGCTCCTCCACGACGACGGCACCAAGCTCACCGTCCGGGCCCCCTGGGCGGCCCCGCACGTCCGCGACTTCGGCTTCGTGCGCTTCGAGCCCGGCGACGTCTTCACCGAGCACTACTGGCGCGACCGCTGGTACGCGATCAAGGAGGTGTACGCCGCGGACGGCACCCTCAAGGGCTGGTACTGCGACATCACCCGCCCCACCGTCCGCACCGGTGACACCCTCACCGTGGAGGACCTGGACCTGGACCTGTGGGTCTCCGCGGACGGCTCCGCGATCCTGCGCCTGGACGAGGACGAGTTCGCGGAGAGCGGCCTCGCCAGCAGGGACCCGGCGGCGGCCGAGGCGGCGGTGCGGGCCCTGGACGACCTGGAGGCCCTGGCGCGCACGGAGGGCTTCGGCACGCTCTGA
- a CDS encoding GNAT family N-acetyltransferase, which yields MTVIVRALSPELPGDAAGFAAVRRACVPAMLATPESVAFDRAHAHPDSGYRQLIAEADGEIIGTAQVGLSYDSPEPGQGYANVYVHPDRVGAGAGTLLLRTAEEYLAGEGTTTVYSWVMDGPTNLAFAARRGYRASRSAHFLRLDLAHGTLPDLQEPPAGVELVSGSVFADDARPLFDLDAETVADEPGDIAAEFTDYEHWLAETWHHPLVSRELTTVALVEGRPAAFSLARADGAGRYASGMTGTARAHRGKGLAKLAKNDSLHRAREAGCTEAFTGNDAGNEPMLAINKWFGYEICGTEVRHVRDLG from the coding sequence ATGACAGTGATCGTCCGAGCCCTCAGCCCCGAGCTCCCCGGGGACGCCGCGGGATTCGCCGCCGTACGCCGGGCCTGTGTGCCCGCCATGCTCGCCACCCCCGAGTCGGTCGCCTTCGACCGCGCGCACGCCCATCCGGACTCCGGCTACCGGCAGTTGATCGCCGAGGCCGACGGCGAGATCATCGGCACGGCGCAGGTGGGCCTGTCGTACGACAGCCCGGAGCCCGGGCAGGGCTACGCCAACGTCTACGTCCACCCGGACAGGGTCGGCGCGGGCGCGGGGACGCTGCTCCTGCGCACGGCGGAGGAGTACCTGGCGGGCGAGGGCACGACCACCGTCTACTCCTGGGTGATGGACGGGCCGACGAACCTCGCCTTCGCCGCCCGCCGCGGCTACCGGGCGAGCCGTTCCGCGCACTTCCTCCGCCTGGACCTGGCGCACGGCACGCTGCCTGACCTCCAGGAGCCGCCTGCCGGGGTGGAGTTGGTGAGCGGATCGGTGTTCGCCGACGACGCGCGACCGCTGTTCGACCTCGACGCGGAGACCGTCGCGGACGAACCGGGCGACATCGCCGCGGAGTTCACGGACTACGAGCACTGGCTCGCCGAGACCTGGCACCACCCGCTGGTCAGCCGGGAGCTCACCACGGTGGCCCTGGTCGAAGGCCGCCCCGCGGCGTTCAGCCTGGCGCGCGCGGACGGCGCGGGCCGCTACGCGTCCGGCATGACCGGCACGGCGCGCGCCCACCGGGGCAAGGGCCTGGCCAAGCTCGCCAAGAACGACTCCCTGCACCGCGCCAGGGAGGCAGGCTGCACGGAGGCGTTCACCGGCAACGACGCGGGCAACGAGCCGATGCTGGCGATCAACAAGTGGTTCGGTTACGAGATCTGCGGAACGGAGGTGCGCCATGTCAGGGACCTCGGCTGA
- a CDS encoding GntR family transcriptional regulator, translating into MTLKIDIDGGASDAPYEQVRAQIAGQARSGALPVGYKLPTVRGLAESLGLAANTVAKAYRALEADGVIETRGRNGTFVAAAGDAAAKGASAAAQSYAERARRLGLSEEAALAAARDALRAAYGASG; encoded by the coding sequence GTGACTTTGAAGATCGACATCGATGGGGGCGCGAGCGACGCGCCGTACGAGCAGGTGCGGGCCCAGATCGCCGGGCAGGCGAGGTCGGGGGCGCTGCCCGTCGGCTACAAGCTGCCGACGGTGCGGGGGCTCGCGGAGTCGCTGGGGCTCGCCGCGAACACGGTGGCGAAGGCGTATCGGGCGCTGGAGGCGGACGGGGTGATCGAGACGCGGGGGCGGAACGGGACGTTCGTCGCGGCGGCGGGTGACGCGGCGGCGAAGGGGGCGTCCGCCGCGGCGCAGTCGTACGCGGAGCGGGCCCGGCGACTCGGGCTCTCCGAGGAAGCCGCACTCGCCGCGGCGCGGGACGCACTGCGTGCGGCTTACGGGGCTTCTGGCTGA
- a CDS encoding DUF5925 domain-containing protein: protein MSANPQDTLPIRLNVDDSDSPSDVVDALFLGRFATGEQPFSHSANIDRVKSGSTLLPPGATVLRAARDDDRSATLAEGDGWTLLISRWNRGADVTVTATTADLAQKVLGQATDGAQDEPEPQPENVTMGFWYVSPRRGPHRTTRQISAGTWDEVRPNYTAPVADAMDTLMKTTPEDISGRLLLLHGPPGTGKTSALRTLARSWRDWCQVDCVLDPERLFSDVGYLMDIAIGEDDGTAKGRWRLLLLEDCDELIRGEAKHTAGQALSRLLNLTDGLLGQGRNVLVGVTTNEDLERLHPAVVRPGRCLARIEVGPLTRTESVEWLGTEDGVPREGATLAELFALRRGTTPTSVPDQREGTDAGLYL, encoded by the coding sequence ATGTCTGCGAACCCTCAGGACACTCTGCCGATCCGGCTCAACGTCGACGACAGCGACTCCCCGTCGGATGTCGTGGACGCCCTGTTCCTCGGCCGCTTCGCCACGGGCGAGCAGCCCTTCTCGCACAGCGCCAACATCGACCGCGTCAAGTCCGGTTCCACGCTGCTTCCGCCCGGGGCGACCGTGCTGCGGGCCGCCCGCGACGACGACCGCAGCGCGACGCTCGCCGAGGGGGACGGCTGGACGCTGCTGATCTCCCGCTGGAACCGGGGCGCGGACGTCACGGTGACGGCGACCACCGCCGATCTCGCCCAGAAGGTCCTCGGGCAGGCCACGGACGGCGCGCAGGACGAGCCGGAGCCGCAGCCGGAGAACGTGACCATGGGCTTCTGGTACGTCTCCCCCCGGCGCGGCCCGCACCGGACGACGCGGCAGATCTCGGCGGGCACGTGGGACGAGGTCAGGCCCAACTACACGGCGCCGGTCGCCGACGCCATGGACACGCTGATGAAGACCACGCCCGAGGACATCTCGGGCCGCCTCCTGCTGCTGCACGGCCCGCCGGGCACGGGCAAGACCTCAGCGCTGCGGACGCTCGCGCGGTCCTGGCGCGACTGGTGCCAGGTGGACTGCGTCCTGGACCCGGAGCGCCTGTTCAGCGACGTCGGCTATCTGATGGACATCGCGATCGGCGAGGACGACGGCACGGCGAAGGGCCGCTGGCGGCTGCTGCTCCTGGAGGACTGCGACGAGCTGATCCGCGGCGAGGCCAAGCACACGGCGGGCCAGGCGCTCTCGCGGCTGCTCAACCTCACGGACGGGCTCCTGGGCCAGGGCCGCAACGTCCTCGTGGGCGTCACGACCAACGAGGACCTGGAGCGGCTGCATCCCGCCGTCGTCCGTCCTGGCCGCTGCCTCGCCCGCATCGAGGTCGGCCCGCTCACCCGCACCGAGTCGGTGGAGTGGCTCGGCACGGAGGACGGCGTCCCCCGCGAGGGCGCGACCCTCGCGGAACTCTTCGCCTTGCGGCGCGGCACGACCCCGACATCGGTCCCGGACCAACGGGAGGGCACGGACGCGGGTCTGTACCTGTAG
- a CDS encoding GH39 family glycosyl hydrolase, translating into MGRHGWNSDAMRWRLTALLGVALAALALVVTLINTFPGDQGGTRGTTRDGDKVHGTPAVPPGDASAEVGWGFTHTQYSADEGNARATDRVRGELRSQGRPIPQIQHIMGWGAGNPEPVKGRYDFSEMDRRVDFVRGTDGTPVVTLCCAPDWMKGGKPGADNTDWSQQSLETAPERAHYEDFARLAATVAKRYPDVRHFIVWNEFKGFWNNERGRWDYEGYTELYNLVYKALKKVNKDIMVGGPYVVMDSLDPRQSEGTSKTVKGPWGRMDQRALDAFDYWNEHKAGADFVVVDGSSYTEDDEMLPDEFQATDKLTAVSEWVRARTGKLPLWWAEYYVEPGDSQDNRDDWSEEHRVAVQASGLMAMARGGATSGFYWNPQKRGEKCAGCLWSATQLDDGGAELPMLGLIERFGKEFGPGTTYEKVSVAADDRPNVRVIADDDAVLVVNTLDRPISAEVDGRRFGMKGYEVKWLKR; encoded by the coding sequence ATGGGACGCCATGGGTGGAATTCGGACGCGATGCGGTGGCGGCTCACCGCACTGCTCGGTGTCGCCCTGGCCGCGTTGGCCCTGGTGGTCACATTGATCAACACGTTTCCCGGGGACCAGGGGGGCACCCGCGGCACCACCCGTGACGGGGACAAGGTGCACGGCACGCCCGCCGTCCCGCCGGGCGACGCGAGCGCCGAGGTGGGCTGGGGCTTCACGCACACCCAGTACAGCGCGGACGAGGGCAACGCACGCGCCACGGACCGCGTACGCGGCGAACTGAGGAGCCAGGGGCGGCCGATCCCGCAGATCCAGCACATCATGGGCTGGGGCGCGGGCAACCCCGAGCCGGTGAAGGGCCGCTACGACTTCTCCGAGATGGACCGCAGGGTGGACTTCGTCCGGGGGACCGACGGCACGCCCGTCGTCACCCTGTGCTGCGCGCCCGACTGGATGAAGGGCGGCAAGCCCGGCGCGGACAACACCGACTGGAGCCAGCAGTCCCTGGAGACGGCACCGGAGCGCGCGCACTACGAGGACTTCGCGCGGCTCGCCGCGACGGTCGCCAAGCGCTACCCCGACGTACGCCACTTCATCGTATGGAACGAGTTCAAGGGCTTCTGGAACAACGAGCGGGGCCGCTGGGACTACGAGGGGTACACGGAGCTCTACAACCTCGTCTACAAGGCGCTCAAGAAGGTCAACAAGGACATCATGGTCGGTGGCCCCTACGTGGTGATGGACAGCCTCGACCCGCGCCAGAGCGAGGGCACGTCGAAGACGGTCAAGGGCCCCTGGGGCCGCATGGACCAGCGGGCCCTCGACGCCTTCGACTACTGGAACGAGCACAAGGCGGGCGCGGACTTCGTCGTCGTCGACGGCTCCAGCTACACCGAGGACGACGAGATGCTCCCCGACGAGTTCCAGGCCACCGACAAGCTCACGGCCGTCAGCGAGTGGGTGCGCGCGCGGACCGGGAAGCTGCCGCTGTGGTGGGCCGAGTACTACGTGGAGCCCGGCGACAGCCAGGACAACCGGGACGACTGGTCCGAGGAGCACCGCGTCGCCGTGCAGGCGTCGGGCCTGATGGCGATGGCCCGCGGCGGCGCCACCAGTGGCTTCTACTGGAACCCGCAGAAGCGGGGCGAGAAGTGCGCGGGCTGCCTGTGGAGCGCCACGCAACTGGACGACGGCGGGGCCGAGTTGCCCATGCTGGGGCTCATCGAGCGGTTCGGCAAGGAGTTCGGGCCCGGCACGACGTACGAGAAGGTCTCCGTCGCCGCCGACGACCGGCCGAACGTACGCGTCATCGCCGACGACGACGCCGTCCTGGTGGTGAACACCCTGGACCGCCCGATCAGCGCGGAGGTCGACGGGCGGCGGTTCGGGATGAAGGGGTACGAGGTGAAGTGGCTGAAGCGGTAG
- a CDS encoding lipopolysaccharide biosynthesis protein — MSDTTTAQADATGSAGASARRTTGRSGRPRRLRLPGRGDGGSPLFRNAYALMLNTGISGVLGVGFWLAAARYYSESAVGQGSAAIAAMKLLAGLTALTLTGALVRFIPIAGRATGKLIFRTYAGSSAAVALAAAVFLLTLDLWGPSYRFLHGPVHGIGFVLAVVAWSLLTLQDGVLTGLRNALWVPVGNTVFSVAKLGLLIAIAAAIPTAGVFVSWVASILVSVIPLGWLVFRRLVPRHVRATEGKTRPPTLREIGRFLAGDYTGSLFSLAVVYLVPVIVASQVSSVDNAYFYITTTIGGTINLLAINMGASLTVEGAHDPALLAANTRSALRRMAMIMLPVCGTLFLAAPLVLSMFGQGYADAATPLLRWFAVGALLRVVMETYFAVQRAQSKTSGIAWLQGLLCVMVLGLTLLLLPRMGLTGAGVAEISSLAVIVAIAAPKLYRVTRTVPVAATPDGMAPDGDLADLGTADAPVERVRAKTAGAPARGKERHGPAWALRESLDSDTLHLAVQVDFEHQERRPDVRPGPPGAPATPGEGGDKDHRPTWALRTPVPGPSSSVKSAPPVETPEFPVTPEPPEAPEVSEAPPGLDDPVHEVPPPEGPLPEEPDAPARAPRRRVLVMALLLAAALALYWLPVFGLGEADLDDMGGLGLISILPTPTLAGAALLIIVFGALLWMDKPIKGLLLVTLLATVVSLHALPAVIETEPRFATAWQHLGFMEYIDRTGSAVPDLDARWSWPGFFAAATFVAKACGVSDMTEVIRWWPLAMQLLYLAPMFLLVRSLRAAWRAKWAGLWIFALSGWVGQDYFSPQGFTYLLYIAFVAILLVWFRAPRALWAKRRPGENEVEPTSRKERAVLLLVLVGLFAATVPAHQLTPFVMLGVLTALVVFGRSELRGLPLLFGVLVAVWLGFFAEPYWSGHFDELFGGVGGVGGNVSSSVSGRIEGGSSTHQLVLYARVAMAGTVLALACWGWWRRRFYKYTERSLLILTFVPFLGFGMQSYGGEMALRVFMFALPGACLLAGLALFPRAGLTAAERDRDRVSLAPLAALMAGLVLMGGFLVARWGNESFERIRTGEVTAMEYVYAHDDPTVRLLWMSDDTVNNVTPAMPWGARDMEKVEYVPTLAPTDPVLVSGLVKALKDAGPQSYLMINRSQSVYLQLDAGYPRAWEPRLLRNLDDRPELKKVFTNDDATLYTLRERPDGKVPAAAPGPIGPQVTWTPWSVVGALAALALVLLLAAREVVRVAAAPSVRQQRRLQSSFWFSLPLLAVLVAALIQRFVTMA; from the coding sequence GTGTCTGACACGACCACCGCCCAGGCCGACGCCACCGGTTCCGCCGGCGCCTCGGCGCGGCGGACGACCGGCAGGTCCGGCAGGCCCCGCAGACTGCGCCTGCCGGGGCGGGGCGACGGCGGCAGCCCGCTGTTCCGCAACGCCTACGCGCTGATGCTCAACACCGGCATCTCCGGCGTGCTCGGCGTCGGCTTCTGGCTGGCCGCCGCCCGGTACTACTCGGAGTCGGCGGTCGGCCAGGGCTCGGCGGCGATCGCGGCGATGAAGCTCCTCGCGGGCCTCACCGCCCTGACCCTGACGGGCGCCCTGGTGCGCTTCATACCGATCGCGGGCCGCGCCACGGGCAAGCTCATCTTCCGTACGTACGCGGGGAGTTCGGCGGCCGTGGCGCTCGCCGCCGCGGTCTTCCTGCTCACGCTCGACCTCTGGGGCCCCTCGTACCGCTTCCTGCACGGGCCCGTGCACGGCATCGGCTTCGTCCTCGCCGTCGTCGCCTGGTCGCTGCTCACCCTCCAGGACGGCGTCCTCACCGGTCTGCGCAACGCGCTGTGGGTGCCCGTCGGCAACACCGTCTTCTCCGTCGCCAAGCTCGGCCTGCTCATCGCGATCGCCGCCGCGATCCCCACCGCGGGCGTCTTCGTCTCCTGGGTCGCCTCGATCCTCGTCTCCGTGATCCCGCTCGGCTGGCTGGTCTTCCGGCGCCTGGTGCCACGCCACGTGCGGGCCACCGAGGGCAAGACGCGACCGCCGACGCTGCGCGAGATCGGCCGCTTCCTGGCCGGTGACTACACCGGCTCGCTCTTCTCGCTCGCCGTGGTCTACCTGGTCCCGGTGATCGTCGCCTCGCAGGTCAGCTCGGTCGACAACGCGTACTTCTACATCACCACCACCATCGGCGGCACCATCAACCTGCTCGCCATCAACATGGGCGCCTCCCTCACCGTCGAGGGCGCGCACGACCCCGCGCTGCTCGCCGCCAACACCCGCTCCGCGCTGCGCCGGATGGCGATGATCATGCTGCCGGTGTGCGGGACCCTCTTCCTCGCGGCGCCCCTCGTGCTCAGCATGTTCGGCCAGGGGTACGCGGATGCCGCCACTCCGCTGCTGCGCTGGTTCGCGGTGGGCGCGCTCCTCAGGGTCGTCATGGAGACGTACTTCGCGGTGCAGCGCGCCCAGAGCAAGACCTCGGGGATCGCCTGGCTGCAGGGCCTGTTGTGCGTCATGGTGCTCGGCCTCACGCTGCTCCTGCTGCCGCGCATGGGCCTGACGGGCGCGGGCGTCGCGGAGATCTCCAGCCTCGCGGTGATCGTGGCGATCGCGGCGCCGAAGCTGTACCGCGTGACGCGTACGGTCCCGGTGGCGGCGACCCCCGACGGCATGGCCCCCGACGGTGACCTCGCCGACCTGGGCACGGCGGACGCGCCCGTCGAGCGGGTGCGGGCGAAGACCGCGGGGGCCCCGGCGCGGGGCAAGGAGCGGCACGGGCCCGCGTGGGCACTGCGGGAGTCACTGGACTCGGACACGCTCCACCTCGCCGTACAGGTCGACTTCGAACACCAGGAGCGCAGGCCGGACGTGCGGCCGGGACCACCCGGCGCGCCCGCGACGCCGGGCGAGGGGGGTGACAAGGACCACCGGCCCACGTGGGCGCTGAGAACTCCCGTGCCCGGTCCGTCCTCCTCGGTGAAGTCGGCGCCTCCGGTGGAGACGCCGGAGTTCCCTGTGACTCCTGAGCCTCCTGAGGCACCTGAGGTCTCTGAAGCACCGCCCGGTCTCGACGATCCCGTCCATGAAGTGCCGCCGCCCGAGGGGCCCTTGCCCGAGGAACCCGACGCCCCCGCACGCGCCCCGCGCCGTCGCGTCCTCGTCATGGCGCTGCTCCTGGCCGCCGCGCTCGCCCTGTACTGGCTGCCGGTGTTCGGCCTCGGCGAGGCGGACCTGGACGACATGGGCGGCCTCGGCCTGATCTCCATCCTGCCGACGCCGACCCTGGCCGGTGCCGCCCTCCTGATCATCGTGTTCGGCGCGCTGCTCTGGATGGACAAGCCGATCAAGGGCCTGCTCCTGGTCACCCTGCTCGCCACGGTCGTGTCGCTGCACGCGCTGCCCGCGGTCATCGAGACCGAGCCGCGGTTCGCCACGGCCTGGCAGCACCTCGGCTTCATGGAGTACATCGACAGGACCGGGTCCGCGGTGCCCGACCTGGACGCGCGCTGGAGCTGGCCCGGCTTCTTCGCCGCGGCCACCTTCGTCGCCAAGGCGTGCGGCGTCTCGGACATGACCGAGGTGATCCGCTGGTGGCCGCTGGCCATGCAACTGCTCTATCTGGCGCCGATGTTCCTGCTCGTACGCTCCCTGCGGGCCGCCTGGCGCGCCAAGTGGGCGGGGCTGTGGATCTTCGCCCTGAGCGGCTGGGTCGGCCAGGACTACTTCTCGCCGCAGGGCTTCACCTATCTGCTCTACATCGCCTTCGTCGCGATCCTCCTGGTGTGGTTCCGGGCCCCGCGCGCACTGTGGGCCAAGCGGCGTCCCGGCGAGAACGAGGTCGAGCCGACGAGCCGCAAGGAGCGCGCGGTCCTGCTCCTGGTCCTCGTCGGCCTCTTCGCCGCGACGGTCCCCGCGCACCAGCTCACGCCGTTCGTGATGCTCGGCGTGCTCACCGCCCTGGTCGTGTTCGGCCGCTCCGAACTGCGCGGTCTGCCCCTCCTGTTCGGGGTCCTCGTCGCCGTGTGGCTGGGCTTCTTCGCCGAGCCGTACTGGTCGGGGCACTTCGACGAGCTGTTCGGCGGGGTCGGCGGCGTCGGCGGCAACGTGTCCTCGTCCGTCTCCGGGCGCATCGAGGGCGGCAGTTCGACGCATCAACTCGTGCTGTACGCGCGCGTGGCGATGGCGGGCACCGTCCTTGCCCTCGCCTGCTGGGGCTGGTGGCGGCGGCGCTTCTACAAGTACACCGAGCGCTCCCTGCTCATCCTCACCTTCGTGCCGTTCCTGGGCTTCGGCATGCAGTCGTACGGCGGCGAGATGGCCCTGCGCGTCTTCATGTTCGCGCTGCCCGGCGCGTGTCTGCTCGCGGGCCTCGCGCTGTTCCCGCGCGCGGGCCTGACCGCGGCGGAGCGGGACCGCGACCGGGTGAGCCTGGCGCCGCTCGCCGCGCTGATGGCGGGGCTCGTCCTGATGGGCGGCTTCCTGGTGGCCCGCTGGGGCAACGAGTCCTTCGAGCGGATCAGGACCGGCGAGGTCACCGCCATGGAGTACGTGTACGCGCACGACGACCCGACGGTGCGGCTGCTCTGGATGAGCGACGACACGGTCAACAACGTGACGCCCGCGATGCCGTGGGGCGCCCGTGACATGGAGAAGGTCGAGTACGTCCCGACGCTCGCGCCCACCGATCCGGTCCTGGTCTCCGGCTTGGTGAAGGCGCTCAAGGACGCGGGCCCCCAGTCGTATCTGATGATCAACCGCAGCCAGTCGGTCTACCTCCAGCTGGACGCGGGCTACCCGAGGGCGTGGGAGCCGCGGCTCCTGCGCAACCTCGACGACCGCCCGGAGCTCAAGAAGGTCTTCACCAACGACGACGCGACCCTCTACACGCTGCGCGAGCGGCCGGACGGGAAGGTTCCGGCGGCCGCGCCGGGGCCGATCGGTCCGCAGGTGACCTGGACGCCCTGGTCGGTGGTCGGGGCGCTCGCCGCGCTCGCGCTGGTGCTGCTCCTCGCGGCCCGCGAGGTGGTGCGGGTGGCCGCCGCGCCGAGCGTACGGCAGCAACGGCGGCTGCAGAGCAGCTTCTGGTTCTCGCTGCCGCTGCTCGCGGTGCTCGTCGCCGCGCTGATCCAACGGTTCGTGACGATGGCGTGA
- a CDS encoding polysaccharide deacetylase family protein produces MSDRPVPILMYHSVAPVPNEATHDLSVSPAAFARQMEVLGERGFTPLTTDQLAAAWRSAGGVLPERPVLITFDDGYEGVHRYALPVLAKHGFACTLFVATGWLRGKYDTGGGLDRMLDWDQVREIAATGAEIGGHSHTHPELDQLSDDGLRFELRSCRDIITDELGTRPRSLAFPYGYSSRRVRERVRETGYAQSLAVGNSLARRAQGPYALRRVTVRRTTETEEFERLVEGRAIHRNFARDHALTKGYAVVRRTRQVRRKAMRSRV; encoded by the coding sequence ATGAGTGACAGACCCGTGCCGATACTGATGTACCACTCGGTGGCACCCGTGCCGAACGAGGCGACGCACGACCTGTCGGTGTCGCCCGCGGCGTTCGCACGCCAGATGGAGGTGCTCGGCGAGCGGGGGTTCACGCCGCTCACCACCGACCAGCTGGCCGCCGCCTGGCGCTCCGCGGGCGGCGTGCTGCCCGAACGCCCGGTCCTGATCACCTTCGACGACGGCTACGAGGGCGTGCACCGGTACGCGCTGCCCGTGCTCGCCAAGCACGGCTTCGCCTGCACCCTCTTCGTCGCCACGGGCTGGCTGCGCGGGAAGTACGACACCGGGGGCGGCCTCGACCGCATGCTCGACTGGGACCAGGTGCGCGAAATCGCCGCGACGGGCGCCGAGATAGGGGGGCACAGCCACACCCACCCCGAACTCGACCAGCTCTCCGACGACGGACTCCGGTTCGAGCTGCGCTCCTGCCGGGACATCATCACCGACGAGCTGGGCACCCGGCCCCGCTCCCTCGCGTTCCCGTACGGCTACTCCAGCCGCCGGGTGCGCGAACGCGTGCGCGAGACGGGGTACGCCCAGTCCCTCGCCGTCGGCAACTCGCTGGCGCGGCGCGCCCAGGGGCCCTACGCCCTGCGGCGGGTCACGGTGCGCCGCACCACCGAGACCGAGGAGTTCGAGCGGCTCGTCGAGGGCCGCGCGATCCATCGGAACTTCGCCAGGGACCACGCCCTGACCAAGGGGTACGCCGTGGTCCGCCGCACCCGACAGGTCCGCCGGAAGGCAATGCGTTCCCGTGTCTGA